AAGTGCTGCTCAAGAGCATTCTTCCTTCCAAAATTGCAGATCGTTTAAAGCAGGGTGAAGTTCTTATTGCAGACAAGTACAATGAATCATCCATTCTGTTCTGTGATATGGTAAAATTCACCTCACTTTCGAGAACGCTTGAGCCCGGGGACCTTGTAATATTGTTGAATAAAATCGTAACATTCTTTGATGATCTTTCGGTCAAATATTCTCTTGAAAAGATTATTTACTCCTGCAATTAAACTCGCATAAAAATTTTCTCCATCTTTTTCACAGGGCG
Above is a window of Chitinispirillum alkaliphilum DNA encoding:
- a CDS encoding Adenylate cyclase is translated as MLLKSILPSKIADRLKQGEVLIADKYNESSILFCDMVKFTSLSRTLEPGDLVILLNKIVTFFDDLSVKYSLEKIIYSCN